One genomic window of Buchnera aphidicola (Greenidea ficicola) includes the following:
- the tusB gene encoding sulfurtransferase complex subunit TusB — MLHILMNSPFKNNNINRFSKMIDFFDDFLAIQDGVIISLKNNYFIKLIKSLTKNLYVLEEDLLARGFRKNISSIFFVINYEQFVFLTVKNKKQISW, encoded by the coding sequence TTGTTACATATTCTTATGAATTCTCCTTTTAAAAATAATAATATCAATAGATTTTCTAAAATGATTGATTTTTTTGATGATTTTTTAGCTATTCAAGATGGTGTTATTATTTCTTTAAAAAATAATTATTTTATTAAATTAATTAAATCATTAACAAAAAATTTATATGTATTAGAAGAAGATTTATTAGCTAGAGGATTTAGAAAGAATATTTCTAGTATTTTTTTTGTTATTAATTATGAACAATTTGTTTTTTTAACTGTTAAGAACAAAAAACAAATTAGTTGGTAA
- the tusC gene encoding sulfurtransferase complex subunit TusC, with protein MNKKSIALIFSYAPHGNSYGRETLDLVLSISVCTKISLFFLDDGIFQLFINQNPKYILSKNYVNAFKILFSLYKINNFYCCLDSLKERGLNKNFNYLINVIFLNNFFLKKKIKFHDHILKF; from the coding sequence ATGAATAAAAAATCTATAGCTTTAATATTTTCTTATGCTCCTCATGGAAATAGTTATGGTAGAGAAACGCTAGATCTTGTTTTATCAATTTCTGTTTGTACAAAAATATCTTTATTTTTTTTAGATGATGGTATTTTTCAATTATTTATTAATCAAAATCCTAAATATATATTATCTAAAAATTATGTTAATGCTTTTAAGATATTATTTTCTTTATATAAAATTAATAATTTTTATTGTTGTTTAGATTCTTTAAAAGAAAGAGGTTTAAATAAAAATTTTAATTATTTAATTAATGTTATTTTTTTAAATAATTTTTTTTTAAAAAAAAAAATAAAATTTCATGATCATATTTTAAAATTTTAA
- the tusD gene encoding sulfurtransferase complex subunit TusD — MKYLIIVTGPPYGTQNSNTSFLFSKSVIKLGHILYSIFFHFDGVLNANNLISPNNDEFNILQAWKDLYVNYNVKLNLCYSAAMRRGVIKNIKKKYSNISSCFKLTGLMKLGFCINKCDRVIQF; from the coding sequence ATGAAATATTTAATTATTGTTACAGGTCCTCCTTACGGAACTCAAAATTCTAATACTAGTTTTTTATTTTCTAAATCGGTTATTAAATTGGGGCATATATTGTATAGTATTTTTTTTCATTTTGATGGTGTTTTAAATGCAAATAATTTAATTTCTCCTAATAATGATGAATTTAATATTTTACAAGCTTGGAAAGATTTATATGTTAATTATAATGTTAAACTTAATTTATGTTATAGCGCAGCTATGAGAAGAGGGGTTATTAAAAATATTAAAAAAAAATATTCTAATATAAGTAGTTGTTTTAAATTAACTGGATTAATGAAATTAGGTTTTTGTATTAATAAATGTGATAGAGTAATTCAATTTTAA
- the tsgA gene encoding MFS transporter TsgA encodes MKKFNKIGITIISFLSYFYIGSLVVVTGIIMNQIAKYFHYSISEISNIFTFLNFGILIGIIINYWSIKKIKIKQQITISFILNIFSLIILYYCKNIIIFSFIIFIFGVISGMIMSIGTFLITNLYKKYQRNSMLLITDSFFSIAGIIFPLIYTFLLKKNYSWYYIYIIINIIYIKIFILSNFIKFPIYKKQKNKKKKIKINKNIILLFFSALLYILGQLSFISWIPSYITNNLNLNILQASKIISLFWTSYMIGMWFFSLIIKKIEIKKLISILLFISTILIFLFNNIKNYQLLKIIIIKLGFFSSAIYTSLITLISLETKKPSPKLINLMLLFGTIGTLLTFIISSPIVKKYGIHNSLIFSNIIYFIVFNLILLLIYFKKK; translated from the coding sequence ATGAAAAAATTTAACAAAATAGGAATAACAATTATAAGTTTTCTATCTTATTTTTATATTGGATCATTAGTAGTTGTAACAGGTATAATAATGAATCAAATTGCAAAATATTTTCATTATTCCATATCTGAAATCAGCAACATATTTACTTTTTTAAATTTTGGAATTTTAATAGGAATTATTATAAATTATTGGAGTATAAAAAAAATAAAAATAAAACAACAAATCACTATTAGTTTTATTTTAAATATATTTTCTTTAATAATATTATATTATTGTAAAAATATAATAATATTTTCTTTTATAATATTTATTTTTGGTGTAATCAGTGGAATGATAATGTCTATTGGAACTTTTTTAATAACTAATTTATATAAAAAATATCAAAGAAATTCAATGTTATTAATAACAGATTCTTTTTTTAGTATAGCTGGAATAATTTTTCCTTTAATTTATACATTTTTATTAAAAAAAAACTACTCATGGTATTATATTTATATAATTATTAATATTATTTATATTAAAATATTTATATTATCTAATTTCATAAAATTTCCAATATATAAAAAACAAAAAAATAAAAAAAAAAAAATAAAAATAAATAAAAATATAATTTTATTATTTTTTTCAGCTTTATTATATATATTAGGACAATTAAGTTTTATTTCATGGATACCATCATATATTACTAATAATTTAAATTTAAACATTTTACAAGCTAGTAAAATAATAAGTTTATTTTGGACAAGTTATATGATAGGAATGTGGTTTTTTAGTTTAATAATTAAAAAAATTGAAATTAAAAAATTAATTTCAATTTTACTTTTTATTTCAACTATATTAATTTTTTTATTTAATAACATTAAAAATTATCAATTATTAAAAATAATAATAATAAAATTAGGTTTTTTTTCAAGTGCTATCTATACTAGTTTAATTACATTAATTTCTTTAGAAACAAAAAAACCATCACCAAAATTAATTAATTTAATGTTATTATTTGGTACAATAGGAACTTTATTAACCTTTATAATATCTTCTCCAATAGTAAAAAAATACGGAATTCATAATTCTTTAATATTTTCAAATATAATATATTTTATTGTATTTAACTTAATACTATTACTTATATATTTTAAAAAAAAATAA
- the trpS gene encoding tryptophan--tRNA ligase, with translation MKKKSVVFSAIRPSGDLTIGNYIGVIKKWIELQNNYNCLYCIADLHALNNSKDIFLNNCTLDTLSIYLAAGIDPNKSIIFKQSDVYEHTQLQWILNYFTNVSELMRMTQFKSKITEGYKVGSSLLNYPLLMASDIILYNTNIVPIGKDQIQHLEFTRNIVTRFNKIYGSIFTLPNFLTLKYGSKIMSLLEPCKKMSKSDINKNNVIFLLDNLNCVVDKIKRSVTDSDNPSFIYYDKKKKPGISNLLVIFSELTNKNIITLENFFFKKKYSFLKERLSDVVLKFLIKLQKKYWMYRKNESYLINILNKGALKAKLIAKKTLYKVYKAINIF, from the coding sequence ATGAAAAAAAAATCTGTTGTTTTTAGTGCTATAAGACCTTCTGGTGATTTAACCATTGGAAATTATATTGGTGTTATTAAGAAATGGATTGAATTACAAAATAATTATAATTGTTTATATTGTATTGCAGATTTACATGCGTTAAATAATAGTAAAGATATATTTTTAAATAATTGTACTTTAGATACTTTATCTATATATTTAGCTGCAGGTATTGATCCTAATAAAAGTATTATTTTTAAACAATCAGATGTTTATGAGCATACACAATTACAATGGATTTTAAATTATTTTACTAATGTTTCAGAATTGATGAGAATGACTCAATTTAAAAGTAAAATAACGGAAGGGTATAAAGTTGGTAGTAGTTTGTTAAATTATCCATTATTAATGGCTTCAGATATCATTTTATATAATACTAATATTGTTCCGATAGGAAAAGATCAAATTCAACATCTTGAATTTACAAGGAATATAGTTACTCGTTTTAATAAAATTTATGGATCTATTTTTACTTTACCTAATTTTTTAACATTAAAATATGGTTCTAAAATTATGTCATTATTAGAACCATGTAAAAAAATGTCTAAATCAGATATTAATAAAAATAATGTAATATTTTTGTTGGACAATTTAAATTGTGTTGTTGATAAAATAAAAAGATCTGTTACTGATTCTGATAATCCTTCTTTTATTTATTATGATAAAAAAAAAAAACCAGGTATATCTAATTTGTTAGTTATTTTTTCTGAATTAACTAATAAAAATATTATTACTTTAGAAAATTTTTTTTTTAAAAAAAAATATAGTTTTTTAAAAGAAAGATTATCTGATGTTGTTTTAAAATTTTTAATAAAATTACAAAAAAAATATTGGATGTATAGAAAAAATGAATCTTATTTAATAAATATATTAAATAAAGGAGCTTTAAAAGCAAAATTAATAGCTAAAAAAACTTTATATAAAGTTTATAAAGCGATTAATATTTTTTAA
- the rpe gene encoding ribulose-phosphate 3-epimerase: MNKILLAPSILSANFACLGKDINKVLSAGADLIHFDVMDNHYVDNLTIGPMVLKSLRDYNITAPIDVHIMAKPVNSLIPKFAKAGANFITIHPESTEHIDYTLQLIRDCGCKAGLALNPSTPINFLEYVMDKLDLILLMSVNPGFGGQSFIPSTLNKLKIVKKKISKGNYDIFLEVDGGINIDNINDVILSGANILVMGSAIFNNINVYDIVKKIKLKLNNFYKNI; this comes from the coding sequence ATGAATAAAATTTTATTGGCTCCTTCAATTTTATCTGCAAATTTTGCATGTTTAGGAAAAGATATTAATAAAGTTTTATCTGCTGGAGCTGATTTAATTCATTTTGATGTTATGGATAATCATTATGTTGATAATTTAACTATTGGACCAATGGTTTTAAAATCATTAAGAGATTATAATATTACTGCTCCTATAGATGTTCATATTATGGCAAAACCTGTTAATTCTTTAATACCTAAATTTGCAAAAGCTGGAGCTAATTTTATTACTATTCATCCTGAATCAACAGAACATATTGATTATACTTTACAATTAATTAGAGATTGTGGTTGTAAAGCAGGATTAGCTTTAAATCCATCCACACCAATAAATTTTTTAGAATATGTTATGGATAAATTAGATTTAATATTATTAATGTCAGTGAATCCTGGTTTTGGTGGTCAAAGTTTTATTCCATCTACATTAAATAAATTAAAAATTGTTAAAAAAAAAATTTCAAAAGGTAATTATGATATTTTTTTAGAAGTAGATGGGGGTATTAATATTGATAATATAAATGATGTTATTTTATCTGGAGCTAATATTTTAGTTATGGGTTCTGCTATTTTTAATAATATTAATGTTTATGATATTGTTAAAAAAATTAAATTAAAATTAAATAATTTTTATAAGAATATTTGA
- the aroB gene encoding 3-dehydroquinate synthase translates to MKKIDVNLNDRSYSIFIGSNIFIKKNIFNKLKFGKKVLLITNFFLFNLYKKKILKLLNFLNIKVDKIIIKDNEKFKSFKTVKLIIKKLLKKKHTRETTLISLGGGVIGDITGFVASIYQRGVKFIQIPTTLLSQVDASIGGKTGINHKFGKNMIGTFWQPISVWIDLNILKTLPKKQLISGLAEVIKYAIIFDKKFFKWLENNILNILKLKKKYLMYCIKKCCKLKSSIISSDEFDYGNRALLNFGHTFGHAIESYFNYEKWLHGEAVSLGMVVASYISEFLGYLKHSSVNRIINLLKKVGLPVNLPKDVSYFSYFPYIIRDKKNTNGIVKFILPLSLGKAKIFNNINKNIIIAAIKKCK, encoded by the coding sequence GTGAAAAAAATTGATGTAAATTTAAATGATAGAAGTTATTCAATTTTTATTGGTTCTAATATTTTTATTAAAAAAAATATTTTTAATAAATTAAAATTTGGTAAAAAAGTTTTATTAATTACTAATTTTTTTTTATTTAATTTATATAAAAAAAAAATTTTAAAATTATTAAATTTTTTAAATATAAAAGTTGATAAAATTATTATAAAAGATAATGAAAAATTTAAAAGTTTTAAAACAGTAAAGTTAATAATTAAAAAATTATTAAAAAAAAAACATACCAGAGAAACTACTTTAATTTCTTTAGGGGGGGGGGTTATAGGAGATATCACTGGTTTTGTTGCATCTATTTATCAAAGAGGGGTAAAATTTATTCAAATTCCTACAACTTTACTTTCGCAAGTGGATGCTTCAATTGGAGGAAAAACAGGAATAAATCATAAATTCGGAAAAAATATGATTGGAACGTTTTGGCAACCTATTTCTGTGTGGATAGATTTAAATATATTAAAAACTTTACCTAAAAAACAATTAATTTCTGGATTAGCTGAAGTTATAAAATATGCAATTATTTTTGATAAGAAATTTTTTAAATGGTTAGAAAATAATATTTTAAATATTTTAAAGTTAAAAAAGAAATATTTAATGTATTGTATTAAAAAATGTTGTAAACTAAAATCTAGTATTATTTCTTCAGATGAATTTGATTATGGAAATAGAGCATTATTGAATTTTGGTCATACTTTTGGTCATGCAATTGAATCATATTTTAATTATGAAAAATGGTTACATGGAGAAGCTGTTTCTTTAGGAATGGTTGTTGCTTCTTATATTTCTGAATTTTTAGGTTATTTAAAACATAGTTCTGTGAATAGAATTATAAATTTATTAAAAAAAGTTGGATTGCCAGTAAATTTACCTAAAGATGTTTCTTATTTTTCATATTTTCCATATATTATTCGTGATAAAAAAAATACAAATGGAATAGTAAAATTTATATTACCTTTATCTTTAGGAAAAGCAAAAATATTTAATAATATTAATAAAAATATTATTATTGCAGCAATAAAAAAATGTAAATAA
- the aroK gene encoding shikimate kinase AroK encodes MVEKRNIFLIGPMGAGKSTIGKQLSIQLNMEFYDSDREIEKRTGADIGWVFDVEGESGFRKREKKIIDELTQKKGIILATGGGSILSNTISKFLSSRGIVIYLKTTISKQILRTQKDKRRPLLQVNNVSLREVLENLKKIRKPLYKKISDITLSTDEQSVKSVVFKIIKLLEKNNFFFNKR; translated from the coding sequence ATGGTAGAAAAGCGAAATATTTTTTTAATTGGCCCTATGGGGGCAGGAAAAAGTACTATTGGAAAACAGTTGTCTATACAACTTAATATGGAGTTTTATGATTCTGATCGCGAGATAGAAAAAAGAACTGGAGCTGATATTGGATGGGTTTTTGATGTAGAAGGAGAATCTGGGTTTAGAAAAAGAGAAAAAAAAATTATTGATGAATTAACACAAAAAAAAGGAATTATATTGGCTACTGGAGGAGGATCTATACTTTCTAATACTATAAGTAAATTTTTATCTTCTAGAGGAATAGTAATATATTTAAAAACTACAATTTCTAAACAAATTTTACGTACTCAAAAGGATAAAAGAAGACCATTATTACAAGTTAATAATGTATCTTTAAGAGAAGTTTTAGAAAATTTAAAAAAAATAAGAAAACCTTTATATAAGAAAATTTCTGATATAACGTTAAGTACTGATGAACAAAGTGTTAAGTCTGTTGTTTTTAAAATTATAAAATTATTGGAAAAAAATAATTTTTTTTTTAATAAAAGGTAA
- the deoD gene encoding purine-nucleoside phosphorylase: MSTIHINACKNDFSDKVIISGDPKRVKYIAKKYLKNVIKINEIRFILGYTGYYKNKKISIMSHGIGIPSCLLYVQELIQYYNVKKIIRIGTCGTINKKINLNDIVISMGACTNSNINRLRFNNYDFSAIADFELLYKAKKFSKKLSIDVFIGNFFTSDFFYEPNNDVYDFMRKFNILAIDMETVALYSIALEMKVKALSICMVSDNILNNKKISINDRIICSNKLIKLALEII; the protein is encoded by the coding sequence ATGTCTACTATTCATATTAATGCTTGTAAAAATGATTTTTCTGATAAAGTGATAATTTCAGGTGATCCTAAAAGAGTTAAATATATTGCTAAAAAATATTTAAAAAATGTTATTAAAATTAATGAAATTAGATTTATTTTAGGATATACTGGATATTATAAAAATAAAAAAATTTCTATTATGAGTCATGGTATTGGAATTCCTTCTTGTTTATTATATGTTCAAGAATTAATTCAATATTATAATGTAAAGAAAATTATTAGAATAGGAACTTGTGGAACAATTAATAAAAAAATTAATTTGAATGATATTGTAATTAGTATGGGTGCTTGTACAAATTCTAATATTAATAGATTACGTTTTAATAATTATGATTTTTCTGCTATTGCAGATTTTGAATTATTATACAAAGCTAAAAAATTTTCAAAAAAATTAAGTATTGATGTTTTTATAGGTAATTTTTTTACTAGTGATTTTTTTTATGAACCAAATAATGATGTTTATGATTTTATGCGTAAATTTAATATTTTAGCTATAGATATGGAAACAGTTGCTTTGTATAGTATAGCATTAGAAATGAAAGTAAAAGCTTTGTCTATTTGTATGGTTTCTGATAATATATTAAATAATAAAAAAATATCAATTAATGATAGAATAATATGTTCTAATAAATTAATTAAATTAGCATTAGAAATAATTTAA
- a CDS encoding phosphopentomutase produces the protein MKRVFILLLDSLGIGSSEDSDQFGDKGSDTLGNIAKFCFFKRKILNKKKIIKIPNLLKLGLSCASKFSTGKFPLGCDIKFNDVISSYAYASSISTSKDTLTGHWEIVGLPILFKWDYFKKKKNSIPKFILDEINSKFSFNGWLGNCRSSGTFILNEFGNEHIFTKKPIIYTSSDSVVQIACDEKSFGLRKLYNLGKITRLILDRNKYKISRVIIRPFIKDNLGNFLRTSNRFDFCIPPYGKTVLEKLIDEKNGKVIAIGKVSDIFSNVGITETIKISGLSNLLDVTIDSIKNNFLKNVIIFTNFVDFDSLWGHRRDVVGYANGLEYFDKRIPEILNVMRKDDLLIITSDHGCDPTWKGTDHTRENIPILLYKKNIKSIFLGHRKTFSDIGQTIASYFSLSNMLYGKNMLLI, from the coding sequence ATGAAAAGAGTTTTTATATTGCTTTTAGATTCTTTAGGGATAGGATCTAGTGAAGATTCTGATCAATTTGGAGATAAAGGTTCTGATACTTTAGGAAATATAGCAAAATTTTGTTTTTTTAAAAGAAAAATTTTAAATAAAAAAAAAATAATAAAAATACCAAATTTATTAAAATTAGGTTTATCTTGTGCTTCAAAATTTTCTACTGGGAAATTTCCTTTAGGATGTGATATAAAATTTAATGATGTTATTTCTAGTTATGCTTATGCAAGTTCTATATCTACTAGTAAAGATACATTAACGGGACATTGGGAGATAGTTGGTCTTCCAATATTATTTAAATGGGATTATTTTAAAAAAAAAAAAAATAGTATTCCAAAATTTATTTTAGATGAAATTAATTCTAAATTTAGTTTTAATGGATGGTTAGGAAATTGTCGATCTTCTGGAACTTTTATTTTAAATGAATTTGGTAATGAACATATTTTTACTAAAAAACCTATTATTTATACTTCTTCTGATTCTGTTGTTCAAATTGCATGTGATGAAAAAAGTTTTGGTTTAAGAAAATTATATAATTTAGGAAAAATTACACGTTTAATTTTAGATAGAAATAAATATAAAATTTCTAGAGTTATTATTAGACCGTTTATTAAAGATAATTTAGGAAATTTTTTAAGAACTTCGAATAGGTTTGATTTTTGTATTCCTCCTTATGGTAAAACTGTTTTAGAGAAGTTAATTGATGAAAAAAATGGTAAAGTTATTGCTATAGGAAAAGTTTCAGATATTTTTTCTAATGTTGGAATTACAGAAACTATTAAAATTTCAGGGTTATCTAATTTATTAGATGTTACAATTGATTCTATAAAAAATAATTTTTTAAAAAATGTTATTATTTTTACTAATTTTGTTGATTTTGATTCTTTATGGGGACATAGAAGAGATGTTGTTGGTTATGCTAATGGTTTAGAATATTTTGATAAACGAATTCCAGAAATATTAAATGTAATGAGAAAAGATGATTTATTAATAATTACTTCTGATCATGGTTGTGATCCAACTTGGAAAGGAACAGATCATACTAGAGAAAATATTCCTATTTTGTTATATAAAAAAAATATTAAATCTATTTTTTTGGGACATAGAAAAACTTTTTCTGATATTGGGCAAACTATTGCATCATATTTTTCTTTATCTAATATGTTATATGGAAAAAATATGTTATTAATATAA